From Penaeus vannamei isolate JL-2024 chromosome 37, ASM4276789v1, whole genome shotgun sequence, one genomic window encodes:
- the LOC113815044 gene encoding proline-rich protein 12 isoform X1: MRLILLVIAFVCVGGGGAICVLDTKYGWNVECGVRDSYLFRIKDIGGFKANFDFGFGFGDEKGFPQSIKNTNALPHRRSDTVEGGAEEAEAGERADSLPEAPALSLLPPPPPLRRQSDQGPPRPRPQTAPQHFAARPPQGRRPSRPQPPGGGRPGRRPLRTPDGRPIFFRPVPTPPAFAPPAFAPPPTQVIVTHVPSPAPPTPSPSAAPTVGPTMGELLKVNADTPADTDHVPSFAAKTFVVREAPPEFHPPGYEAAVVFPSLAKRVEVPRTKFFCEEQSYLPGIYADVQLGCKVFHLCLPAAMGNTLTSFMCPNMTLFDQSIMQCNYWFNVNCASSPRHYDANLPMALSYRKINAAQLPLTAVRDLGSVALMGLDAAFNAGQNAAAPSVDVAENLAFRRRAGEVGPREGRDSPRAEQRDVFALADGTPRSPRTLGFEEDGGKETKKKKATKAAEGEKAGEEGSAADGEKPAKEGGKPEGDKQEGGKPEGGKQEGGKPEGGKQEGGKPEGGKPEGDKQEGGKPEGDKQEGGKPEGGKQQERQGRRRRSAAAPPLIMRLYKLQ; this comes from the exons ATGAGGCTCATCCTCCTCGTCATCGCCTTCGTCTGCGTCG gtggaGGCGGCGCCATCTGCGTCCTGGACACCAAATATGGCTGGAATGTCGAGTGCGGGGTCAGGGACTCCTATCTCTTCCGAATCAAGGATATTGGTGGATTTAAAGCGAACTTTGATTTTG GCTTCGGCTTCGGGGACGAAAAGGGCTTCCCGCAGTCCATCAAGAACACGAACGCTCTCCCGCACCGCAGATCG GACACCGTCGAGGGCGGCGCTGAGGAggcggaggcaggagagagagc GGACTCGCTGCCGGAGGCCCCCGCCCTCagcctgctccctccccctccccccctccgccgccaGAGTGACCAGggcccgccccgcccgcgcccacaGACCGCCCCTCAGCACTTCGCCGCGCGGCCTCCCCAGGGGCGCCGACCGTCCCGCCCGCAGCCCCCCGGCGGTGGCCGGCCAGGCCGACGCCCCCTGAGGACGCCCGACGGGAGACCCATCTTCTTCCGGCCGGTCCCGACGCCGCCCGCCTTCGCGCCGCCCGCCTTCGCGCCGCCACCCACGCAGGTCATCGTCACGCACGTGCCCAGCCccgcgccgcccacgccctcgccctccgCGGCGCCCACCGTCGGACCCACAATGGGCGAGCTGCTCAAG GTGAATGCGGACACCCCAGCGGACACGGACCACGTTCCCTCGTTCGCCGCTAAGACGTTCGTGGTTCGCGAGGCGCCGCCGGAGTTCCACCCGCCCGGCTACGAGGCGGCGGTGGTCTTCCCGAGCCTGGCCAAGCGGGTCGAGGTTCCGCGGACCAAGTTCTTCTGCGAGGAGCAGAGCTACCTCCCGGGCATCTACGCCGACGTCCAGCTCGGCTGCAAG gtGTTCCACCTGTGCCTTCCGGCCGCCATGGGCAACACGCTCACCAGCTTCATGTGCCCCAACATGACGCTCTTCGACCAGTCCATCATGCAGTGCAACTACTGGTTCAACGTCAACTGCGCGTCGTCGCCCCGCCACTACGACGCCAACCTGCCGATGGCGCTCAGCTACCGCAAGATCAACGCGGCGCAGCTGCCGTTGACCGCCGTGCGCGACCTCGGCAGCGTGGCGCTGATGGGGCTCGACGCCGCCTTCAACGCCGGCCAGAACGCGGCCGCGCCGAGCGTCGACGTCGCGGAGAACCTGGCATTCAGGCGGAGGGCGGGCGAGGTAGGCCCGAGGGAGGGCAGAGACAGCCCGAGGGCGGAGCAGCGGGACGTCTTCGCCCTCGCCGACGGCACACCGCGGAGCCCCCGCACGCTCGGCTTCGAGGAGGACGGCGGGAaggagaccaagaagaagaaggccacGAAGGCAGCcgaaggagagaaggcaggggaggaagggtccGCGGCGGATGGAGAGAAGCcggcgaaggagggaggcaagcCGGAAGGAGACAAGCAGGAGGGAGGCAAGCCGGAAGGAGGCAAGCAGGAGGGAGGCAAGCCGGAAGGAGGCAAGCAGGAGGGAGGCAAGCCGGAAGGAGGCAAGCCGGAAGGAGACAAGCAGGAGGGAGGCAAGCCGGAAGGAGACAAGCAGGAGGGAGGCAAGCCGGAAGGAGGCAAGCAgcaggagaggcaagggagacggcGGCGGTCGGCGGCGGCGCCCCCGCTGATAATGCGCTTGTACAAGCTCCAATGA
- the LOC113815044 gene encoding proline-rich protein 12 isoform X2 → MRLILLVIAFVCVGFGFGDEKGFPQSIKNTNALPHRRSDTVEGGAEEAEAGERADSLPEAPALSLLPPPPPLRRQSDQGPPRPRPQTAPQHFAARPPQGRRPSRPQPPGGGRPGRRPLRTPDGRPIFFRPVPTPPAFAPPAFAPPPTQVIVTHVPSPAPPTPSPSAAPTVGPTMGELLKVNADTPADTDHVPSFAAKTFVVREAPPEFHPPGYEAAVVFPSLAKRVEVPRTKFFCEEQSYLPGIYADVQLGCKVFHLCLPAAMGNTLTSFMCPNMTLFDQSIMQCNYWFNVNCASSPRHYDANLPMALSYRKINAAQLPLTAVRDLGSVALMGLDAAFNAGQNAAAPSVDVAENLAFRRRAGEVGPREGRDSPRAEQRDVFALADGTPRSPRTLGFEEDGGKETKKKKATKAAEGEKAGEEGSAADGEKPAKEGGKPEGDKQEGGKPEGGKQEGGKPEGGKQEGGKPEGGKPEGDKQEGGKPEGDKQEGGKPEGGKQQERQGRRRRSAAAPPLIMRLYKLQ, encoded by the exons ATGAGGCTCATCCTCCTCGTCATCGCCTTCGTCTGCGTCG GCTTCGGCTTCGGGGACGAAAAGGGCTTCCCGCAGTCCATCAAGAACACGAACGCTCTCCCGCACCGCAGATCG GACACCGTCGAGGGCGGCGCTGAGGAggcggaggcaggagagagagc GGACTCGCTGCCGGAGGCCCCCGCCCTCagcctgctccctccccctccccccctccgccgccaGAGTGACCAGggcccgccccgcccgcgcccacaGACCGCCCCTCAGCACTTCGCCGCGCGGCCTCCCCAGGGGCGCCGACCGTCCCGCCCGCAGCCCCCCGGCGGTGGCCGGCCAGGCCGACGCCCCCTGAGGACGCCCGACGGGAGACCCATCTTCTTCCGGCCGGTCCCGACGCCGCCCGCCTTCGCGCCGCCCGCCTTCGCGCCGCCACCCACGCAGGTCATCGTCACGCACGTGCCCAGCCccgcgccgcccacgccctcgccctccgCGGCGCCCACCGTCGGACCCACAATGGGCGAGCTGCTCAAG GTGAATGCGGACACCCCAGCGGACACGGACCACGTTCCCTCGTTCGCCGCTAAGACGTTCGTGGTTCGCGAGGCGCCGCCGGAGTTCCACCCGCCCGGCTACGAGGCGGCGGTGGTCTTCCCGAGCCTGGCCAAGCGGGTCGAGGTTCCGCGGACCAAGTTCTTCTGCGAGGAGCAGAGCTACCTCCCGGGCATCTACGCCGACGTCCAGCTCGGCTGCAAG gtGTTCCACCTGTGCCTTCCGGCCGCCATGGGCAACACGCTCACCAGCTTCATGTGCCCCAACATGACGCTCTTCGACCAGTCCATCATGCAGTGCAACTACTGGTTCAACGTCAACTGCGCGTCGTCGCCCCGCCACTACGACGCCAACCTGCCGATGGCGCTCAGCTACCGCAAGATCAACGCGGCGCAGCTGCCGTTGACCGCCGTGCGCGACCTCGGCAGCGTGGCGCTGATGGGGCTCGACGCCGCCTTCAACGCCGGCCAGAACGCGGCCGCGCCGAGCGTCGACGTCGCGGAGAACCTGGCATTCAGGCGGAGGGCGGGCGAGGTAGGCCCGAGGGAGGGCAGAGACAGCCCGAGGGCGGAGCAGCGGGACGTCTTCGCCCTCGCCGACGGCACACCGCGGAGCCCCCGCACGCTCGGCTTCGAGGAGGACGGCGGGAaggagaccaagaagaagaaggccacGAAGGCAGCcgaaggagagaaggcaggggaggaagggtccGCGGCGGATGGAGAGAAGCcggcgaaggagggaggcaagcCGGAAGGAGACAAGCAGGAGGGAGGCAAGCCGGAAGGAGGCAAGCAGGAGGGAGGCAAGCCGGAAGGAGGCAAGCAGGAGGGAGGCAAGCCGGAAGGAGGCAAGCCGGAAGGAGACAAGCAGGAGGGAGGCAAGCCGGAAGGAGACAAGCAGGAGGGAGGCAAGCCGGAAGGAGGCAAGCAgcaggagaggcaagggagacggcGGCGGTCGGCGGCGGCGCCCCCGCTGATAATGCGCTTGTACAAGCTCCAATGA